The DNA region tctctctctctctctctctctcccccccccccccaagcgcATGTGATCACTCCCTCAGAGAGCTTGAATTCCAaggggggtagggggtgggggtggcggtGGGGAgagacatgaggaaactgaggcctcgtcccttccttccttccttggtcCCTAATTTTCTTGGCCATGTTTCTCTGATGCTGCACCTGACCTGCAGCCACCACCTCCCCCTTTTCCTTATGgtattcctcctcctccaggaagaACTCCCCCAACCCTGCCACTTGGACATCACCAGAATCACTGCCCTGGAAGACTGGAGCGGaaagagagaatgggaaagaagGACAGACAAGAGGAGCAGAGACAGAGGGGCTCGTCTCTCTCCGTGGGTCCTCCCCAGAAGGGGACGACGGGGTCGGACAGGCACGGGCGGGCAGGCACTCGGCCCCATGCAGACGGGGTGGGGGGGGTCGCTCAGGCCACCCCACTTACTTCGATGGTGCTGTCCAGTGATCCCACGCTGTTACGTCGCCCCCGCTTCCCTGTGCCCGCAAGCAACGAGGGTCAGGGTAGGGCTTCGCACAACTCAAACCCAGGGCCACCACCCTGGAGGACCTGCTCCCAGGAAGAAGACGAGCCCCCCCTCCCTGCCGGGGGCCCCTCCCTTCTTCTCGCCCTCCCTCTAGGAGGCAGatggagacagcagaggaggagaaagagaggagagaaacagagggagagcagggagggtgggagagagagctTGGcccctcctggttctcctacgCCCTGAGGCCGAGGGGCCTCCCTCACTACCTGTGCTCTTCTGGCTCCTAAGCTCATTTCTGTGGGAGCCTCTACGGGGCGGGCCCCTGGCCCAGGAAGGAGGGGGCTTTCCCTCCCTGTtcaccagctgcccccttccctgcTGACACCACATCCCAGGGGGGCAGTCCTGACCTGCATCCGAGAGGTCGCGGAGGGAGCTGCTGAGGGCGCTCCGCTTCAGACCATCGCCAAGGCCGTACGTGTCCTCCAGGCTGGCCCGAGGCAGCGTGCCGTTGACTGCGTCCTTGGATCCAGAGGGCTGGGAGGTGTTGGGGCGCATCACCCCCTTCTGCTTCTCGAGCTCCGCTGtatgtatgggggggggggaagagcagGCCCCTTC from Gracilinanus agilis isolate LMUSP501 unplaced genomic scaffold, AgileGrace unplaced_scaffold20558, whole genome shotgun sequence includes:
- the LOC123254371 gene encoding IQ motif and SEC7 domain-containing protein 2-like; translated protein: MEKYRVESELEKQKGVMRPNTSQPSGSKDAVNGTLPRASLEDTYGLGDGLKRSALSSSLRDLSDAGKRGRRNSVGSLDSTIEGSIISSPRPHQRMPPPLPPAPPPPEEYKTQQRPASNSSSFLGSLFG